One region of Peribacillus simplex genomic DNA includes:
- a CDS encoding DNA sulfur modification protein DndB, translating into MTYQEMKVTIPGNSCTQFGKSILISQIQFSTLEAIFEVDEAVQRKLDLNRRTEIREFIIDSVSEGDFYFSPFIFSSRGAIKEVTDGGELPPGSKIYILDGQHRTYALISAISHLRARKEAEEEIGNFKQAEKLQSQIDKLKTYPVTIQIYLNLETHEERQLFNDINTKRKEPHIGLVMKYDQRDEYAELTRDIARILESEMEIEATLSRITVNCTALTSLTIMRRCLIALFEGNVSVKTGKANYGDVTKDEIISIATAIFESWLEIFPKKMADRKTFTSGYSGIQIALAQTIHQLHKHHEIPYEEAIDHMLPLKEACTWKHEDPLFSHIYDPLKKRVKNHSTTNAIQKTALVFKRKIEQEGGWLHDSR; encoded by the coding sequence ATGACATATCAAGAAATGAAAGTGACGATACCCGGAAACAGCTGTACCCAATTCGGGAAGAGCATATTGATCTCGCAAATCCAATTCTCCACATTGGAGGCAATATTCGAGGTCGATGAGGCGGTTCAAAGAAAGCTTGATCTCAATAGAAGGACTGAAATCAGGGAGTTCATCATTGATTCTGTATCGGAAGGGGACTTTTACTTTTCCCCGTTCATCTTCTCGAGCAGGGGAGCGATCAAAGAAGTGACCGATGGCGGAGAACTGCCACCAGGAAGCAAAATATACATACTTGATGGTCAGCACAGGACCTACGCCCTAATTTCAGCCATCAGTCACTTAAGGGCGCGGAAGGAAGCGGAAGAAGAAATCGGTAACTTTAAGCAAGCTGAAAAGCTCCAAAGTCAAATTGATAAGTTAAAGACCTACCCCGTCACCATTCAAATCTATTTAAATCTGGAAACGCATGAAGAAAGACAGCTATTCAATGATATTAATACGAAGCGAAAAGAGCCGCATATAGGCTTGGTGATGAAGTACGATCAGCGGGATGAATATGCAGAACTGACACGGGACATTGCCAGGATATTAGAAAGTGAGATGGAGATAGAAGCCACCCTTTCGAGGATAACCGTGAACTGTACGGCGTTGACTTCGCTGACGATCATGAGGCGCTGCCTTATCGCTTTATTTGAAGGAAACGTCTCCGTGAAAACGGGCAAAGCCAATTATGGTGATGTAACCAAAGACGAAATCATCAGCATCGCAACCGCAATTTTCGAATCATGGCTGGAAATCTTTCCGAAGAAGATGGCAGACCGGAAAACATTCACATCCGGCTATTCCGGCATTCAAATAGCCCTTGCCCAAACGATCCACCAACTTCACAAACATCATGAAATCCCCTATGAAGAAGCAATCGATCACATGCTTCCATTGAAAGAAGCCTGCACATGGAAGCATGAGGATCCCTTGTTTTCACACATCTACGATCCCTTAAAAAAAAGAGTCAAAAACCATTCGACTACAAACGCCATCCAGAAAACGGCTCTTGTGTTCAAACGAAAAATAGAACAGGAAGGAGGATGGCTGCATGATTCTAGGTGA
- a CDS encoding DNA sulfur modification protein DndB — protein sequence MILGELDRKRRKMVSYSIMELVHMYRNGQIATREINQLRVRSIKNYLLDNALTKNIYLPPLVANSREGTILNGEAFELSIIDGTQRIAAFAQLEDSILKALKKDEEKVKQAYELDSLMKESSIAIQVFEGLTQAEESQLYLDLNLKGKKVALSKRISFDSRNNLNVITNQVLQTHKSLKTAGVELEKRSINRPGNKNLLSLSQLRQVIGIFMTGKVHVNIEEKVSSSPLSNSEYITLIHLYLNELFDIYPAEQMGDYTKCMLASYPLFVAVALYANDNMENQHIEQRQQLISTRMSKLKEVDWSPANPIWKEFKGTYKGRPPLFHLSKDKNNIEELVRWLYSC from the coding sequence ATGATTCTAGGTGAATTGGACCGGAAAAGAAGGAAAATGGTTTCCTACTCAATCATGGAACTGGTCCACATGTATCGCAATGGACAAATCGCCACTAGGGAAATCAACCAGCTGCGGGTCCGGTCGATCAAGAATTATCTGTTGGACAATGCTTTAACGAAAAATATCTATCTGCCACCACTCGTTGCTAACAGCAGGGAAGGAACCATCCTTAATGGAGAAGCGTTCGAATTATCGATCATCGATGGAACCCAACGAATTGCGGCTTTCGCACAATTGGAGGACAGTATCCTTAAAGCGTTAAAGAAGGATGAAGAAAAAGTGAAACAAGCTTACGAACTGGATTCACTCATGAAGGAAAGCTCGATTGCCATCCAAGTATTTGAAGGGCTTACACAAGCGGAAGAATCCCAGCTCTATCTGGATCTCAATCTAAAAGGCAAGAAAGTGGCCCTTTCCAAACGGATTTCATTCGACTCGCGAAACAACCTCAACGTCATTACCAATCAGGTGCTTCAAACTCATAAATCGTTAAAAACAGCCGGTGTCGAACTTGAAAAGCGTTCCATCAATCGACCAGGCAATAAAAACCTGCTATCGCTATCGCAATTGAGGCAGGTCATCGGCATCTTCATGACTGGGAAGGTACACGTAAACATCGAAGAGAAAGTTTCATCAAGTCCGCTTTCTAACAGTGAATACATCACACTCATTCATTTATATCTTAATGAACTATTCGACATATACCCGGCCGAACAGATGGGAGACTACACAAAATGCATGCTTGCCAGCTACCCTCTTTTCGTTGCCGTTGCGCTTTATGCCAATGACAATATGGAAAACCAGCATATCGAACAAAGACAACAGCTGATTTCCACGAGAATGTCAAAATTGAAAGAGGTGGACTGGAGCCCTGCCAATCCCATTTGGAAGGAGTTTAAAGGAACGTACAAAGGACGGCCGCCATTATTTCACCTAAGCAAAGATAAAAACAATATCGAAGAGCTGGTGCGTTGGCTGTATAGCTGTTGA
- a CDS encoding IS1182 family transposase: MLSKHDSIQRDQLEMITLDQLVPPNHLVRKLEAAINFTFIYDLVKDMYSEVGRPSIDPVILVKLTFIQYTFGIRSMRKTIEEVETNMAYRWFLGYGFHDKVPHFSTFGKNYERRFKDTDLFEQIFYRILMTAANKKLISAEHVFVDSTHVKASANKRKFEKKIVRKETRAYQGRLQEEINRDRENHGKKPFPSDKFDKEETKEIKESTTDSESGYYVKDERTKQFAYSFHAAADRNGFVLGTIVTPGNIHDSQILEPLVEQVIEKIGKPEAVAADAAYKTPAITSYLFNKEIIPALPYTRPRTKEGFFRKQDYVYDEHFDCYLCPSGELLKYSTTNKEGYREYKSPKHTCATCSFLSQCTESKDHQKVVTRHIWQTHVEEADHLRHHQDVKTIYAKRKETIERVFADAKEKHGMRWTTLRGLKKLSMQAMLTFAAINLKKMANWTWGGPKMA; this comes from the coding sequence ATGCTTTCGAAACATGACTCTATTCAGCGAGATCAACTTGAAATGATTACGTTAGATCAACTGGTGCCACCGAACCATTTGGTTCGTAAACTAGAGGCTGCCATTAACTTCACTTTCATTTATGACTTGGTGAAAGATATGTATTCAGAGGTAGGACGCCCAAGTATTGATCCAGTTATTTTAGTTAAACTGACATTCATTCAATATACCTTCGGTATTCGTTCCATGCGTAAAACGATTGAAGAAGTTGAAACTAATATGGCTTACCGTTGGTTCTTAGGCTATGGTTTCCATGATAAAGTACCTCATTTCTCTACGTTTGGGAAAAATTATGAGCGACGCTTTAAAGATACAGACCTGTTTGAACAGATTTTCTATCGCATTTTAATGACAGCTGCTAATAAAAAGTTAATAAGTGCTGAACACGTTTTCGTGGATTCCACACATGTGAAAGCCAGTGCGAATAAACGGAAATTTGAAAAGAAAATCGTTCGTAAAGAAACACGAGCGTATCAAGGGCGTCTTCAAGAAGAAATCAATCGAGATCGTGAAAACCATGGAAAGAAGCCTTTTCCATCAGATAAATTTGATAAAGAAGAGACCAAAGAGATTAAAGAAAGTACAACGGATTCTGAGAGTGGCTACTATGTGAAAGATGAACGAACAAAACAGTTTGCCTATTCATTCCACGCGGCCGCAGACCGCAACGGTTTTGTATTGGGAACGATTGTAACACCTGGAAATATACATGACAGTCAGATCTTAGAGCCACTAGTTGAACAAGTGATTGAGAAAATTGGAAAACCGGAAGCCGTTGCCGCAGATGCAGCTTATAAAACACCAGCGATTACAAGCTACCTATTTAACAAAGAAATCATACCGGCTTTACCTTATACACGTCCTCGCACCAAAGAAGGATTTTTCCGCAAACAGGACTATGTATACGATGAACATTTTGATTGTTACCTTTGTCCTTCGGGAGAGCTATTAAAGTACTCAACAACCAATAAAGAGGGCTATCGCGAGTATAAATCACCCAAACACACTTGTGCGACATGCTCATTTTTATCTCAGTGTACAGAAAGCAAAGACCATCAAAAAGTGGTGACACGGCATATTTGGCAAACACATGTGGAAGAAGCAGATCATCTGCGTCATCATCAAGATGTAAAAACTATATATGCGAAACGTAAAGAAACGATTGAGCGTGTATTCGCAGATGCAAAAGAAAAGCATGGTATGCGTTGGACAACTTTAAGGGGACTTAAAAAATTGTCGATGCAGGCGATGCTTACTTTCGCTGCCATTAATTTAAAGAAAATGGCCAATTGGACATGGGGAGGTCCAAAAATGGCCTAA
- a CDS encoding Nramp family divalent metal transporter yields MKNQSNLAESTVIVPEAVSKKPNFITNFKTSYGPGILAVLTWLGAGDLVTSSVAGADYGYSLMWILALSLILRFLIVNVIARFQLCNTEGLTILEGYGRIHPFFGYFMFGYALIMGHLFNAYMIKGAGEVLSTLFHVNQPFLASMVVVGLVFMLIGRNVYNRIESVMKVLLALLTIAFLFLAIQATPDVGQIIKGTVGFSIPSDTGVHGALLVAISIIGAVAGSISNFVHPYFMKEKGWTKSSHVKVQRNDLLFAIGVCIVINLAIWVVGAEILKPKGIHVETIDDLAMALQMSLGQFGWYIFYLGVFGVLFASVVGKSTGFPRLIVDAFYVINKDRREKYNGKYEKDPMYKWVMIFVLVTPIIWSIPGMPGFIALTIGVNAINIIGFPIIAIGMLVLSNKKSLMGKYKNNWFENIILSLASILAVWSAIQLATTFFK; encoded by the coding sequence TTGAAAAATCAATCAAACCTTGCTGAATCTACTGTGATTGTTCCGGAGGCCGTAAGTAAGAAACCCAACTTCATCACGAATTTTAAAACATCTTATGGTCCGGGGATTCTTGCCGTGTTAACGTGGCTTGGAGCTGGAGATCTGGTGACTTCATCGGTTGCCGGGGCAGATTATGGATATAGCTTAATGTGGATTTTAGCTCTATCATTAATCCTTCGTTTTCTTATCGTTAATGTTATCGCCAGATTCCAGCTCTGTAACACAGAGGGGTTAACCATACTTGAAGGATATGGACGTATTCACCCATTCTTCGGTTACTTCATGTTTGGTTATGCATTAATAATGGGTCATCTTTTTAATGCATATATGATTAAGGGAGCGGGAGAGGTTTTATCGACCCTATTCCATGTTAACCAGCCATTCTTAGCTTCAATGGTAGTTGTAGGATTAGTTTTTATGCTTATTGGCAGAAATGTTTATAATAGAATTGAAAGTGTAATGAAAGTGCTTTTGGCATTATTGACCATTGCCTTCTTGTTCCTAGCCATTCAAGCAACACCGGATGTGGGGCAAATCATTAAGGGAACTGTTGGTTTTAGTATTCCAAGTGATACTGGCGTTCATGGAGCTTTATTGGTAGCGATTTCAATTATCGGTGCAGTGGCAGGATCGATTTCGAACTTTGTTCATCCATATTTCATGAAGGAAAAGGGCTGGACGAAATCGAGTCATGTAAAGGTTCAAAGAAATGATTTGCTGTTTGCCATCGGAGTTTGCATCGTGATTAATTTGGCCATTTGGGTGGTTGGGGCAGAAATTTTAAAACCGAAGGGAATTCATGTGGAAACGATTGATGACTTGGCAATGGCATTACAAATGTCGTTAGGACAATTTGGCTGGTACATTTTCTATCTTGGTGTATTTGGCGTATTGTTCGCGAGTGTAGTAGGCAAGTCAACTGGTTTTCCTAGATTGATAGTAGATGCCTTTTACGTAATAAATAAGGATCGTCGCGAAAAGTACAATGGTAAATATGAAAAAGATCCAATGTATAAATGGGTTATGATTTTTGTATTGGTTACGCCAATCATTTGGTCCATCCCCGGCATGCCTGGTTTCATCGCATTGACAATTGGCGTAAATGCAATAAACATCATCGGTTTTCCTATTATCGCTATTGGGATGCTGGTGCTATCAAATAAAAAAAGCTTGATGGGAAAATATAAAAACAATTGGTTCGAAAATATCATTCTATCTTTAGCTTCCATTTTAGCGGTTTGGTCCGCCATTCAATTAGCTACAACTTTTTTTAAATAA
- a CDS encoding excalibur calcium-binding domain-containing protein yields MKKLFAILLSFGLILGLSFGANDVAGAKTKVKTYKNCTELNKDYKGGVARTSSVKNKGGKTKYKPYVSKALYDANKKSDRDKDLIACEK; encoded by the coding sequence TTGAAAAAATTATTTGCTATTTTACTATCTTTTGGACTAATTTTGGGTCTCTCGTTTGGCGCGAATGATGTTGCCGGTGCCAAAACAAAGGTGAAGACGTATAAAAACTGTACGGAATTGAATAAAGACTACAAAGGAGGAGTAGCTCGTACATCTTCCGTTAAAAATAAAGGAGGCAAAACGAAATACAAACCTTACGTTTCAAAGGCGCTATATGATGCCAATAAAAAAAGCGATCGTGACAAAGACTTGATCGCTTGTGAAAAATAA
- a CDS encoding sensor histidine kinase, giving the protein MFELLIIMTERLGIIVTIAFIVTRFRFFRQMLNEDNLNRKQRVKAILFFGVFGIIGTYTGLTINFDSLETGRWVNTVGEDEAIANSRVIGVVLAGLFGGWPIGLGAGLVAGIHRFMLGGFTALACGFATIVAGLLAGLFFKINKHVKLLTAFMIGAAAETIQMIIIVLMSKPFDKALSIVEHIGIPMIIANGLGSALFLLIIKSVVNEEEKAAALQAQKSLRIARKTLGYMRQGMNEQSATAVCRILFEEVKASAIAITNETKILAHIGLGGDHHSPGRPLQTEITRQVIEGGDLIVVGKRDIHCQVSNCPLQAVIIGPLKQGNKTVGTLKLYFRNEKEINNVDIELMSGLSMLLSYQLEVSQLDVAHELAREAEIRALQAQINPHFLFNALNTVISLTRIDQNKARKMLLSLSQYFRQNLAGTTREWTTLSEEIQHVQSYANIEKMRFVDKLQITYSVDEEVLSAKIPPLTLQPLIENAIHHGFKNKTEDCLITVKAKNESASHVRIVIKDNGTGIDPEQLPKLGHEMIVSKSGTGIALYNVNKRLTMMLGQDSALHIESEHEKGTEISFMIPKGIMEESR; this is encoded by the coding sequence ATCTTTGAATTATTGATCATCATGACAGAGCGACTCGGTATTATCGTGACGATCGCTTTTATCGTGACACGTTTTCGGTTTTTTCGGCAAATGTTAAATGAAGATAATTTAAATAGAAAACAGCGTGTTAAGGCAATCCTGTTTTTTGGTGTATTTGGCATTATAGGCACCTATACAGGTCTTACAATAAACTTTGATTCACTTGAAACGGGTCGATGGGTCAATACGGTCGGGGAAGATGAAGCCATTGCCAATTCTCGTGTCATCGGTGTCGTTCTTGCCGGTTTATTCGGCGGCTGGCCCATTGGATTGGGGGCCGGTTTGGTAGCGGGTATCCACCGATTTATGTTAGGTGGATTCACGGCGTTAGCATGCGGGTTTGCAACAATCGTGGCGGGGCTGCTTGCTGGACTTTTCTTCAAAATAAATAAGCATGTCAAGCTTTTGACTGCTTTCATGATTGGGGCAGCGGCAGAGACGATTCAGATGATCATTATCGTTTTAATGTCCAAGCCATTCGATAAGGCACTCTCCATTGTAGAGCATATTGGCATTCCGATGATCATTGCAAACGGCTTAGGCAGTGCTTTATTTTTATTAATCATAAAAAGTGTCGTAAACGAAGAGGAAAAGGCAGCCGCCCTGCAGGCACAGAAATCGTTGAGAATTGCGAGGAAAACACTCGGTTATATGCGCCAAGGAATGAATGAACAGTCTGCGACAGCTGTATGCAGGATTTTATTCGAAGAAGTGAAGGCAAGTGCGATTGCCATTACCAATGAAACGAAAATCCTCGCCCATATCGGGTTAGGGGGCGACCATCACTCTCCGGGGCGTCCGCTGCAGACAGAGATTACACGCCAAGTGATTGAAGGTGGGGACTTAATTGTTGTAGGCAAGCGGGATATTCATTGCCAAGTATCGAATTGTCCGCTTCAAGCTGTAATTATAGGGCCACTTAAACAAGGGAACAAGACAGTTGGTACATTAAAATTATATTTCCGTAATGAAAAAGAAATTAATAATGTAGATATAGAGCTAATGTCAGGACTTAGCATGCTGCTTAGTTATCAATTGGAAGTGTCACAGCTTGATGTAGCACATGAACTGGCACGGGAGGCCGAAATTAGGGCCCTTCAAGCTCAAATCAATCCGCATTTCCTTTTCAATGCCTTGAATACTGTCATATCATTAACGAGAATTGATCAGAACAAAGCCAGGAAAATGCTGCTGAGTTTATCTCAGTATTTCAGACAGAACCTTGCAGGAACAACGAGGGAATGGACTACATTATCAGAAGAGATTCAGCATGTCCAGTCTTATGCGAATATTGAAAAAATGCGGTTCGTCGATAAATTGCAGATTACGTATAGCGTTGATGAAGAAGTGTTATCGGCCAAAATTCCCCCACTTACGCTGCAGCCATTAATCGAAAATGCCATACACCATGGATTTAAAAATAAAACGGAAGATTGCTTGATTACTGTTAAAGCAAAAAATGAATCTGCTTCACATGTTCGGATTGTCATCAAAGATAATGGTACCGGAATCGATCCTGAACAATTACCGAAGCTAGGTCATGAAATGATTGTATCGAAAAGCGGTACAGGCATTGCGCTTTATAATGTTAATAAACGTCTTACGATGATGTTGGGTCAGGACTCCGCTTTACATATAGAAAGTGAGCATGAAAAGGGAACGGAAATATCCTTTATGATTCCAAAGGGAATAATGGAAGAAAGCAGGTGA
- a CDS encoding 2-hydroxyacid dehydrogenase, which yields MKPKVIIYKKVDQEVLDYIQKTCDAVYFEGLDSQKYPEFLQALKNAQGILGSGLKVDKTLLDQAPQLKIVCNSSVGYDNLDITELSNRGIMATNTPEVLNETVADTIMGLMLSTARRMPEMDQMVKSGQWTSNIGEKSFGLDVHHKVLGIIGMGGIGSAVSKRARFGFDMNILYHNRSRNEEAEQKYGATYCSLEDLLKQSDFVCLMTPLTPQTEKMMGEKEFKLMKETAIFINCSRGKTVDEEALITALKTGEIHAAGLDVFVQEPVKEDNPLLSMKNVVTLPHIGSATYETRLKMAMLAATNLVAGLQGETPPTLIKSGVKVK from the coding sequence ATGAAACCGAAAGTAATCATCTATAAGAAAGTGGATCAAGAAGTATTGGATTATATTCAAAAGACTTGTGATGCCGTTTATTTTGAAGGTCTTGACTCACAAAAATATCCTGAATTTCTTCAAGCGCTGAAGAACGCACAAGGTATATTAGGTTCAGGATTAAAAGTGGATAAAACTTTACTGGATCAAGCACCGCAATTAAAAATCGTCTGTAATTCGTCAGTTGGTTATGACAATTTGGATATAACGGAGCTGTCCAATCGCGGAATCATGGCTACGAACACGCCCGAGGTATTGAATGAAACAGTCGCAGATACAATTATGGGCTTGATGCTGTCCACAGCGAGAAGAATGCCAGAGATGGATCAAATGGTAAAGTCAGGGCAATGGACATCGAACATCGGGGAAAAATCGTTTGGGTTGGACGTCCATCATAAAGTATTAGGGATTATCGGGATGGGCGGAATAGGCTCTGCCGTTTCAAAAAGGGCCCGTTTTGGATTCGATATGAACATCCTCTATCACAACAGATCTAGAAACGAAGAAGCAGAACAAAAGTATGGAGCTACATACTGTTCTCTGGAAGATCTGTTAAAGCAATCTGATTTTGTCTGCTTGATGACACCGCTGACTCCCCAAACTGAAAAGATGATGGGGGAAAAAGAATTCAAGCTCATGAAAGAGACTGCCATCTTCATCAATTGTTCAAGAGGGAAAACCGTTGATGAAGAAGCCTTGATCACTGCGCTAAAAACCGGTGAAATTCACGCGGCAGGACTGGATGTTTTTGTACAAGAGCCCGTAAAGGAGGACAATCCATTGCTTTCCATGAAGAATGTCGTCACTTTGCCTCATATCGGTTCCGCAACATATGAAACCCGCCTGAAAATGGCGATGCTGGCAGCAACCAACCTTGTAGCAGGATTACAGGGAGAAACTCCGCCTACCTTGATCAAATCTGGGGTAAAGGTAAAGTGA
- a CDS encoding carbon starvation CstA family protein: MYTFIAGVILLILGYFTYGKFIEKMFGVKSERPTPAYANQDGVDYLPMSTSKNSLIQLLNIAGVGPIFGPIMGALYGPVAFIWIVIGCIFAGAVHDYLTGMISIRNRGAHLPELAGKFLGKVMKHVVNAFAILLLILVGTVFVTSPAALLHNLMNGTVSLTLITVAIFLYYILATLLPIDKIIGRFYPIFGALLLISSVGVGGALIFQQAPIPELTLSNLHPDNIPIFPLLFLTISCGALSGFHATQSPIISRTTQNEQQGRKIFYGMMIAEGIIAMIWAAAAMSLFDGPVGLNELLATGGTGLIVSEAATVTLGAIVGTIAVLGVIVLPITSGDTAFRSARMIIADYVKFPQLKMSSRLIIAVPLFIISIALTQIDFNILWRYFSWANQSTAVIALFVGAMYLYIAKKNYWVSLLPGIFMLYTVLVYILNAQIGFRLSMDISYIIGAIISAALVATFFVAAKKQRAANIPLEVDIGHYKKPA; this comes from the coding sequence ATGTATACATTTATAGCCGGAGTCATTCTATTAATACTCGGATATTTCACATATGGTAAATTCATCGAAAAAATGTTTGGAGTCAAATCGGAAAGGCCAACACCGGCTTATGCGAATCAGGATGGTGTCGATTACTTGCCAATGAGCACAAGTAAAAATTCATTGATTCAATTATTGAACATCGCAGGCGTTGGACCAATCTTCGGTCCAATCATGGGTGCCTTATACGGTCCTGTCGCCTTTATCTGGATCGTAATTGGCTGTATCTTTGCTGGAGCGGTTCACGATTATCTTACAGGGATGATTTCCATCAGGAATCGTGGAGCACATTTACCAGAACTTGCAGGAAAGTTCTTAGGAAAAGTGATGAAGCACGTCGTAAATGCATTCGCTATTCTATTATTGATTCTGGTGGGTACAGTGTTCGTCACGTCACCAGCAGCATTGCTTCATAACTTAATGAACGGAACGGTCAGCTTAACGCTGATCACGGTTGCGATTTTCCTATATTATATTTTAGCGACACTATTGCCGATCGATAAAATCATCGGTAGATTTTATCCAATTTTCGGTGCCTTACTTTTAATAAGTTCAGTTGGAGTGGGCGGAGCCTTAATTTTTCAACAAGCACCAATTCCAGAACTAACATTATCCAACTTACATCCTGACAATATTCCCATCTTCCCACTATTATTTCTAACGATCTCATGTGGAGCACTATCGGGCTTCCATGCGACGCAATCGCCAATCATCTCACGTACGACCCAAAATGAACAACAAGGCCGGAAAATTTTCTATGGAATGATGATTGCTGAAGGAATCATCGCCATGATCTGGGCCGCGGCTGCCATGAGCTTATTTGATGGACCAGTTGGTCTGAACGAACTTCTTGCAACAGGCGGAACTGGACTGATCGTAAGTGAAGCAGCAACAGTAACACTTGGAGCCATTGTCGGAACCATTGCAGTACTTGGTGTTATCGTCCTGCCAATCACTTCAGGAGACACCGCTTTCCGAAGTGCGCGAATGATCATTGCCGATTACGTTAAATTCCCGCAACTGAAAATGAGCAGCCGCCTAATCATCGCCGTCCCGCTGTTCATCATCTCAATTGCCCTAACACAAATCGACTTCAACATCCTATGGCGCTACTTCTCATGGGCCAACCAATCAACAGCTGTCATAGCCCTATTCGTTGGAGCCATGTACCTATATATCGCCAAGAAAAACTACTGGGTATCCTTACTGCCAGGAATATTCATGCTTTACACAGTACTTGTCTACATCCTAAACGCACAAATCGGATTCAGACTATCGATGGACATCTCCTATATCATAGGAGCCATCATTAGCGCCGCACTAGTCGCCACCTTCTTCGTAGCAGCCAAGAAGCAACGGGCAGCGAATATCCCGCTTGAAGTAGATATAGGGCATTATAAGAAACCAGCTTAA
- a CDS encoding LytR/AlgR family response regulator transcription factor: MNAAIRTLVIDDERYSREELIHLLKQHPSIDVIGEGESGEQAILKTMQMQPDAIFIDVEMPIMNGMDAAKALRELKNVPKLVFATAYPQFGVEAFRLDAVDYLLKPYDEDQLAETIRRLEKLCLKPEDSKPVKSAGRLAVEVEGEILYIHPNDIIYISREDKVSKIVTTEQEYEVKTTVKELEERLREFPFFRIHKSHLVHLDYVKRLTPWFNGAYQLELNGRDEMLPVSRNYAKAFRATLEL, from the coding sequence ATGAATGCAGCCATTCGAACACTGGTCATCGATGATGAACGCTATAGCCGGGAGGAATTGATTCATCTATTGAAGCAACATCCGTCCATTGACGTAATTGGTGAGGGGGAATCGGGAGAACAAGCAATCCTAAAGACGATGCAAATGCAGCCGGACGCGATCTTCATCGATGTTGAAATGCCGATCATGAATGGCATGGATGCAGCGAAGGCTTTACGCGAATTGAAAAATGTCCCAAAACTAGTCTTTGCAACCGCATATCCTCAGTTTGGAGTAGAGGCTTTTCGGTTGGATGCAGTAGACTATTTATTAAAGCCTTATGATGAAGATCAACTAGCAGAAACGATAAGGCGTCTTGAGAAATTGTGTCTTAAGCCAGAGGATAGCAAGCCGGTCAAATCTGCAGGGAGGCTGGCAGTCGAGGTGGAGGGAGAAATTCTATACATCCATCCGAATGACATCATTTACATTTCACGCGAAGATAAAGTTTCGAAAATCGTTACGACAGAACAAGAATATGAAGTGAAAACGACGGTCAAAGAACTTGAAGAAAGGTTGAGAGAATTTCCATTTTTTCGGATTCATAAAAGCCACTTGGTGCATTTAGACTATGTAAAGCGTCTTACTCCATGGTTTAACGGTGCTTATCAGCTGGAGCTGAATGGACGCGATGAGATGCTTCCCGTAAGCCGAAACTATGCGAAAGCTTTCCGAGCTACATTAGAACTATAA
- a CDS encoding competence protein ComK has product MMIRKNYLLNMETVGMMERYDSNGVEMTTVVEGENTFHVAQPRQEILNNTLNHFGLDLDGGLAAAKSVLGGKYRLPVCINAQLGMVWFSSRSFRKRGGVWFSYIHISDLEEMNEKETLVHTDYGHCLPVSLSKNQLAFKRDQASYLHTTFHGRSLGKKTFYYEPGSGITFCKEPGEVHYRVKGKG; this is encoded by the coding sequence ATGATGATACGAAAAAACTATTTATTGAATATGGAAACGGTGGGAATGATGGAGCGTTACGATTCAAATGGTGTCGAGATGACGACGGTAGTGGAGGGAGAGAACACCTTCCATGTTGCACAACCGCGTCAGGAAATCCTGAATAACACGCTAAACCACTTTGGCTTGGATCTGGATGGCGGTCTTGCAGCAGCCAAATCCGTGCTTGGCGGTAAATACAGGCTGCCCGTCTGCATAAATGCCCAGCTGGGAATGGTCTGGTTCTCCTCCCGCTCATTCCGGAAAAGAGGAGGGGTCTGGTTTTCCTACATTCACATTAGTGACCTCGAGGAAATGAACGAAAAAGAAACATTGGTCCACACAGACTATGGCCATTGCCTTCCTGTATCCTTAAGCAAAAATCAGCTTGCCTTCAAAAGGGACCAAGCATCCTATCTGCATACGACCTTCCATGGACGCTCTTTGGGCAAAAAAACCTTTTATTACGAGCCGGGAAGCGGAATCACCTTTTGCAAAGAACCTGGGGAGGTTCATTACAGGGTGAAAGGGAAGGGATAA